The window GGACGCGAAGACCAACGCGACCGTCGGTACCTTCGAGAGCCACATCACGAACGCCTTCCACGGCGTGACCGAGGGCTGGGAGTACGAGATGGAAGTCTTCTACTCTCACTTCCCGATGCAGGTCCGCGTGGACGGCGACGACGTCGTCATCGAGAACTTCCTCGGCGAAAAGGCACCGCGACGTACGACTATCCACGGTGATACCGAGGTTACCGTCGACGACGAGCAGCTCGTCCTCTCGGGTCCCGACAAGGAGGACGTCGGGCAGACGGCAGCCGACATCGAGCAGC is drawn from Halopiger aswanensis and contains these coding sequences:
- a CDS encoding 50S ribosomal protein L6 — encoded protein: MRVELEIPDNVTVEIDHLDVTVDGPEGSVTRRLWYPDVSVDVEDDSVVIESESEDAKTNATVGTFESHITNAFHGVTEGWEYEMEVFYSHFPMQVRVDGDDVVIENFLGEKAPRRTTIHGDTEVTVDDEQLVLSGPDKEDVGQTAADIEQLTRVSGKDTRVFQDGVYITNKPAKGGA